Proteins encoded together in one Marispirochaeta sp. window:
- a CDS encoding DUF86 domain-containing protein codes for MRIVPDNVILNKSAIIERALKRMREEYAANPALNDLTHIDAMILNIERACQAAIDMAQHIVAVQHLGMPQTSADAFILLERNKIISLQCARNMVSMTGFRNIAIHEYQELDMAVVRALAETRYTSLIDYCREIGTRIVVE; via the coding sequence ATGCGTATCGTGCCTGACAATGTTATCCTTAATAAAAGTGCGATCATTGAACGTGCTTTGAAGCGAATGCGTGAAGAGTATGCGGCGAATCCGGCCCTGAATGATCTTACGCATATCGACGCGATGATTCTGAACATTGAACGGGCTTGTCAGGCGGCGATTGATATGGCACAGCACATTGTTGCTGTTCAACATTTAGGAATGCCCCAGACGAGCGCTGATGCATTTATATTGCTGGAGCGTAACAAGATAATCTCTTTGCAATGCGCCAGGAACATGGTCAGCATGACAGGGTTTCGCAATATTGCAATTCACGAGTATCAGGAACTCGATATGGCTGTGGTACGTGCCCTGGCCGAAACCCGCTACACATCACTTATTGACTATTGCCGGGAAATCGGAACCCGGATTGTGGTTGAGTAA
- a CDS encoding type II toxin-antitoxin system HicB family antitoxin, whose amino-acid sequence MVHTFTAIIQREDDLYVALCPELDIASQGESVQTAKENLREAIELFLEEADPEEVKSRFHSENYISTVEVAVG is encoded by the coding sequence ATGGTTCATACTTTTACAGCAATAATTCAACGGGAAGATGATTTATATGTGGCGCTTTGTCCAGAGCTTGATATTGCGAGCCAGGGAGAGTCAGTACAGACAGCGAAGGAAAATCTTCGTGAAGCAATAGAACTCTTTCTTGAAGAAGCTGATCCCGAAGAGGTAAAGTCCAGATTCCATTCGGAAAATTACATTTCAACTGTAGAGGTTGCAGTTGGGTAA
- a CDS encoding type II toxin-antitoxin system HicA family toxin: MGKLKKFSGKEACKLLIKFGFMEKRRKGSHIVMQLKTEKGTITVPVPDHSELKSGTLASIIRQSGLARSIFEVE, translated from the coding sequence TTGGGTAAACTGAAGAAGTTCTCAGGAAAGGAAGCGTGTAAACTGCTGATAAAATTTGGCTTTATGGAAAAACGACGGAAAGGGAGTCACATTGTGATGCAGCTAAAGACAGAAAAAGGCACGATAACAGTTCCTGTACCGGACCATTCGGAGCTGAAATCAGGTACTCTTGCGTCCATTATACGGCAGTCGGGTCTTGCTCGGAGTATTTTTGAAGTAGAATAA
- a CDS encoding CorA family divalent cation transporter has translation MGDPAMTIGPEELQKIGDYVRLHLAEWMGSINRERELNLIERLIRIEEEIKAQRETMDTRFEALQKQMDVRFEAVDKRFTSMQWMMGLGFTLMAALMGVFNFF, from the coding sequence ATGGGAGATCCGGCTATGACCATTGGTCCTGAAGAACTGCAAAAGATAGGCGATTATGTGCGGCTGCACCTGGCTGAGTGGATGGGCAGCATCAACAGAGAAAGGGAACTGAATCTCATTGAGCGGTTGATCAGAATAGAAGAAGAAATAAAGGCCCAGCGGGAAACAATGGACACACGCTTTGAAGCATTGCAGAAGCAAATGGATGTTCGTTTCGAGGCTGTGGATAAACGCTTTACCAGTATGCAGTGGATGATGGGGCTGGGATTTACCCTGATGGCTGCCCTTATGGGAGTGTTCAATTTTTTCTGA
- a CDS encoding nucleotidyltransferase substrate binding protein, with protein sequence MSKDVRWKQRFENFKRASAQLKQAVGLFRERPLSLIEQQGLIQAFEYTHELAWKTLQDYFIYQGNTDIKGSRDAFREGVRYSLLNDGQIWMEMIQARNLTSHAYDLKMAEEVIKEIVEKYFHQFLLFETTMSDIETGEE encoded by the coding sequence ATGAGTAAAGACGTTCGCTGGAAACAGCGCTTTGAAAACTTCAAACGGGCATCGGCACAGCTCAAGCAGGCGGTGGGGCTTTTCCGGGAACGCCCATTGAGTCTCATCGAACAGCAGGGGCTCATCCAGGCTTTCGAATATACCCACGAACTTGCCTGGAAAACCCTTCAGGATTACTTTATATATCAAGGTAATACCGATATAAAGGGTTCGCGGGATGCCTTTCGCGAAGGTGTTCGCTATAGTCTGCTTAATGATGGACAGATATGGATGGAGATGATTCAAGCCCGTAATCTCACATCCCATGCGTATGATCTGAAAATGGCCGAAGAGGTGATCAAGGAGATAGTAGAAAAATATTTTCACCAGTTTCTCCTGTTTGAAACTACGATGAGTGATATCGAAACCGGGGAAGAGTGA
- a CDS encoding nucleotidyltransferase domain-containing protein, giving the protein MPKVDTGLQDAEVKRILAVFRRNPKIREILLFGSRAKGNYQKGSDIDIALSADGLGIGELLQIKSQLDDLMLPYKIDVVVYEDIQNRNLREHIDRVGFSMEQIG; this is encoded by the coding sequence ATGCCGAAGGTCGATACCGGTTTGCAGGATGCGGAGGTCAAGCGTATACTCGCTGTTTTTCGCCGCAACCCCAAAATACGCGAGATACTGCTGTTCGGCTCCAGAGCAAAAGGGAACTATCAAAAAGGCTCGGATATTGATATTGCATTGTCCGCAGATGGATTAGGTATCGGAGAGCTGCTGCAGATCAAATCACAACTTGACGATCTTATGCTGCCCTATAAAATCGACGTAGTGGTATATGAAGATATCCAGAACCGAAACCTGCGAGAACATATAGATCGAGTGGGTTTTTCCATGGAGCAGATAGGATAG
- a CDS encoding nucleotidyltransferase domain-containing protein: protein MRITVREQEAIRETAFEIFGDTSKVILFGSRADDAKKGGDIDLMIETEETSSNALSKKIPFLVKLKQKIGDRKIDVVIRAADSGAQPIYKIARSEGVEVT, encoded by the coding sequence ATGAGGATTACCGTACGGGAGCAGGAAGCAATTCGGGAGACTGCTTTTGAAATATTTGGTGATACTAGTAAAGTAATACTCTTTGGATCTAGAGCAGATGATGCAAAAAAGGGCGGCGATATTGATCTGATGATAGAAACTGAAGAAACATCTTCAAACGCGTTATCAAAAAAGATACCATTCCTGGTTAAGTTGAAACAGAAAATTGGTGACAGGAAGATCGATGTGGTTATAAGAGCTGCTGACAGTGGCGCGCAGCCGATTTATAAGATTGCCCGGAGCGAAGGGGTTGAAGTAACGTGA
- a CDS encoding DUF2283 domain-containing protein: protein MALINSLPIPQLLNMFRENRTDEMWLDFDAAADVLYINFKRPIVADDSEMMEDDTIVRYHEGQVVGITILNASTR, encoded by the coding sequence ATGGCCCTAATTAATTCATTACCAATACCTCAGTTATTAAATATGTTTCGGGAAAACAGAACTGATGAAATGTGGCTGGATTTTGATGCTGCCGCGGATGTTTTATATATAAACTTTAAGCGTCCGATTGTTGCAGATGACTCTGAAATGATGGAAGACGACACTATTGTTAGATATCATGAGGGACAGGTAGTGGGGATTACAATCCTTAATGCTTCAACTCGTTAG